A genomic window from Streptomyces sp. WMMC940 includes:
- a CDS encoding SDR family oxidoreductase: protein MTAQERELPPLSGKAALVTGGSRGIGYGVAEALVARGDRVCITGRGEDALKEAVENLGADRVIAVAGKAHDEAHQAIAVERAMEAFGRVDFLVNNAGTNPVFGPIAELDLNVARKVYETNVISALGFAQQTWKAWQKENGGAIVNIASVAGLSASPFIGAYGMSKAAMVNLTLQLAHEFAPAVRVNAIAPAVIKTKFAEALYEGREAEAAAVYPMGRLGVPSDIGGATAFLTSDQSDWITGQTLVVDGGIFLNAGVH, encoded by the coding sequence ATGACCGCACAGGAGCGAGAGCTTCCCCCGCTGTCCGGCAAGGCGGCCCTGGTGACGGGCGGCAGCCGCGGCATCGGCTACGGCGTCGCCGAGGCGCTCGTCGCCCGCGGCGACCGGGTGTGCATCACCGGCCGCGGCGAGGACGCGCTGAAGGAGGCCGTCGAGAACCTCGGCGCGGACCGGGTGATCGCCGTCGCGGGCAAGGCCCACGACGAGGCGCACCAGGCCATCGCCGTCGAACGCGCCATGGAGGCGTTCGGCCGCGTCGACTTCCTCGTGAACAACGCCGGCACCAACCCGGTGTTCGGCCCCATCGCGGAACTCGACCTCAACGTCGCCCGCAAGGTGTACGAGACGAACGTGATCTCGGCGCTCGGCTTCGCCCAGCAGACCTGGAAGGCCTGGCAGAAGGAGAACGGCGGTGCGATCGTGAACATCGCGTCCGTCGCGGGGCTCTCCGCGTCCCCCTTCATCGGGGCGTACGGCATGAGCAAGGCGGCCATGGTCAATCTGACCCTTCAGCTGGCGCACGAGTTCGCGCCGGCGGTCCGGGTCAATGCGATCGCGCCCGCCGTGATCAAGACGAAGTTCGCCGAGGCGCTGTACGAGGGCCGGGAGGCCGAGGCTGCTGCGGTGTACCCGATGGGCCGGCTCGGCGTCCCGTCGGACATCGGCGGGGCCACCGCGTTCCTCACTTCCGACCAATCGGACTGGATCACGGGGCAGACACTCGTGGTGGACGGCGGTATTTTCCTTAACGCCGGAGTCCACTGA
- a CDS encoding ABC transporter substrate-binding protein, which yields MFNRTMLQAAAALASISLVAGCGLFSDDEADGAQPIVVGTMSAPSTLDPAAAWDSSWELYRNVFQTLLSFPTGSTTPQPDAAEKCKFTNPANTAFQCTLREGLTFSNGHPLDAAAVKHSIDRIQKIDVDSGPNGLLGSLREVKQDDERTVTFHLTKPDATFPFILATPAMSLVDPAEYPADKLREDGKLTGSGPYVLESYQEGSKAELKKNTRYNGFADRKNDAVTIRYFKRSEAMVAALKSRDIDATYLGLTAEEVADLQEKKKANEGLQIVESPGVDIRYLVFNPKDPSVREVEVRQAIAQLIDRGELINKVYRGTAEPLYSMVPKGIAGHATSFFDKYGDPSAAKARDILEEAGIETPVRLDLWFTTDRYGSATASEFAEIKRQLEQSKLFEVSIQGKPWKDFQEGYQKGSYPVFGRGWFPDFPDPDNFIAPFVGKENVLGTPYESPEITQQLLPQTRQLSDRGAVSKKFERAQAILVEDVRLLPLWQGKINIASREEIAGSERALDPQMIMQLWTLHRQTSW from the coding sequence GTGTTCAACCGGACGATGCTGCAGGCGGCTGCAGCCCTTGCGTCCATATCCCTGGTGGCGGGATGCGGTCTGTTTTCGGACGACGAGGCCGATGGGGCGCAGCCCATAGTGGTCGGTACGATGAGTGCACCCAGCACACTCGACCCGGCCGCCGCGTGGGACAGCTCCTGGGAGCTGTACCGCAATGTCTTCCAGACCCTTCTGAGCTTCCCGACCGGAAGCACCACCCCCCAGCCGGACGCGGCCGAGAAGTGCAAATTCACCAATCCGGCCAATACCGCATTCCAGTGCACCCTCCGTGAGGGCCTGACCTTCTCCAACGGCCACCCGCTCGACGCGGCCGCGGTCAAGCACTCCATCGACCGCATCCAGAAGATAGACGTGGACAGCGGTCCCAACGGTCTGCTCGGCTCGCTCCGCGAGGTGAAGCAGGACGACGAGCGGACCGTCACCTTCCACTTGACCAAGCCCGACGCCACCTTCCCGTTCATCCTCGCCACGCCCGCGATGTCCCTGGTGGACCCGGCCGAGTACCCCGCGGACAAGCTCCGGGAGGACGGCAAGCTCACCGGCTCCGGCCCGTACGTCCTGGAGTCCTACCAGGAGGGCTCGAAGGCGGAGCTGAAGAAGAACACCCGCTACAACGGGTTCGCGGACCGCAAGAACGACGCCGTCACGATCCGCTACTTCAAGCGGTCGGAAGCCATGGTGGCCGCGCTCAAGAGCAGGGACATCGACGCCACCTACCTCGGCCTGACCGCGGAGGAGGTGGCCGATCTCCAGGAGAAGAAGAAGGCGAACGAGGGTCTCCAGATCGTGGAGAGCCCCGGTGTCGACATCCGCTACCTGGTGTTCAACCCCAAGGACCCCTCCGTCCGCGAGGTCGAGGTCCGTCAGGCGATCGCCCAGCTGATCGACCGCGGCGAGCTCATCAACAAGGTGTACCGGGGCACGGCCGAGCCGCTGTACTCCATGGTCCCCAAGGGCATCGCCGGCCACGCGACCAGCTTCTTCGACAAGTACGGCGACCCCAGTGCGGCGAAGGCACGGGACATCCTCGAGGAAGCGGGCATCGAGACACCGGTGCGGCTCGACCTCTGGTTCACCACCGACCGCTACGGTTCCGCCACCGCCTCCGAGTTCGCCGAGATCAAGCGGCAGCTGGAGCAGTCCAAGCTGTTCGAGGTCTCGATCCAGGGCAAGCCCTGGAAGGACTTCCAGGAGGGCTACCAGAAGGGCAGCTATCCGGTCTTCGGGCGAGGCTGGTTCCCCGACTTCCCGGACCCCGACAACTTCATCGCGCCGTTCGTCGGCAAGGAGAACGTGCTCGGTACGCCCTACGAGAGCCCTGAGATCACCCAGCAGCTGCTGCCGCAGACCCGCCAGCTGAGTGACCGCGGAGCGGTGTCCAAGAAGTTCGAGCGGGCCCAGGCGATCCTGGTGGAGGACGTGCGGCTGCTCCCGCTGTGGCAGGGCAAGATCAACATCGCGTCCCGCGAGGAGATCGCGGGTTCCGAGCGCGCCCTCGACCCGCAGATGATCATGCAGCTCTGGACGCTGCACCGGCAGACCAGCTGGTAG
- the ung gene encoding uracil-DNA glycosylase produces MTDTDMLPESWRGVLGEELQKPYFKELVDFVEDERARGPVYPPREEVFAALEATPYDRVKVLVLGQDPYHGEGQGHGLCFSVRPGVRTPPSLRNIYKEMQEELGLPMPDNGYLMPWAEQGVLLLNAVLTVRAGEANSHKGKGWEKFTDAVIRAVASRPDPAVFVLWGNYAQKKLPLIDETRHVVVKGAHPSPLSAKRFLGSRPFTRINEAVAAQGHDAVDWRIPDLG; encoded by the coding sequence GTGACCGACACCGACATGCTGCCCGAGTCCTGGCGCGGCGTCCTCGGCGAGGAGCTCCAGAAGCCGTACTTCAAGGAGCTCGTCGACTTCGTCGAGGACGAGCGCGCCAGGGGGCCGGTGTACCCGCCTCGCGAGGAGGTCTTCGCGGCGCTGGAGGCCACGCCCTACGACCGGGTGAAGGTGCTGGTCCTGGGGCAGGACCCGTACCACGGTGAGGGGCAGGGGCACGGCCTCTGCTTCTCCGTGCGCCCCGGTGTGAGGACCCCGCCCTCGCTGCGGAACATCTACAAGGAGATGCAGGAGGAGCTGGGTCTGCCGATGCCGGACAACGGCTATTTGATGCCGTGGGCCGAGCAGGGAGTCCTGCTGCTCAACGCGGTGCTGACCGTCCGCGCCGGAGAGGCGAACTCGCACAAGGGCAAGGGCTGGGAGAAGTTCACCGACGCGGTGATCCGTGCGGTCGCCTCCCGGCCGGACCCGGCGGTCTTCGTGCTGTGGGGCAACTACGCCCAGAAGAAGCTGCCGCTGATCGACGAGACCCGCCATGTCGTGGTGAAGGGCGCGCACCCCTCGCCGCTGTCCGCGAAGCGTTTCCTCGGGTCCCGTCCGTTCACCCGGATCAACGAGGCGGTCGCCGCCCAGGGCCATGACGCCGTCGACTGGCGCATCCCCGACCTGGGCTGA
- a CDS encoding RHS repeat domain-containing protein, whose translation MTVPIGLSPVASAATESGGPGRPDVPEQRVSKVKAVDGPGAKKARERVARDKKANAKQAGRALKEQRAAAWPGAGSAALALEPSGVTKAAPGGLPMSLAPGADAKGRLPAGAEAKLTVLDRKAADRLGITGVLLTAQANATGSAAVSVDYSAFASALGGGWAGRLRLVQLPACALTTPEKAECRKQTPLASQNDSRKQTVTAQLALKGSGASRGLTTQLATGAPRAATASSGTTVMALTATGAGDGESPDGSGDYSATGLSASSSWEAGSSSGSFTWSYDLTMPPAAAGPAPELSLAYDSGSVDGRTAATNNQGSAIGEGFAINESYIERSYGSCDEDGHDELNDRCWKFDNASLVLNGKATRLVKDDTTGQWRLQGDDASKVTRSTSSTNENGDNDGEYWTVVAGDGTKYVFGLNKLESAGTERTNSTWTVPVFGDDPGEPGYSSGTSFAGRSVTQAWRWNLDYVEDARGNAATYWYTKETNHYRKNKATTADAAYTRGGYLKEIKYGLRKGALFTDAADAKVTFGYAERCTAADCTSLTKETADNWPDVPFDAICSSGDSECLGTGPAFFSRKRLTEINTFSWNTTSGSYDAVDSWALTQKYLDGGDIGDTSDHTLTLQSIKRTAKAGTAIGMDPISFTYQMRPNRVDGTDDILPLTRPRVSTVTSETGAITTVTLSAAECVRSQVVGAAEDTNTRNCFPQYWNVNGSTTSSVDWFHKYRVLAVSTSDPAGQNDGLEQQYVYSGAAWRRSDSPFTPKDERTWSDWRGYRQVTVYNGALNTTRSKTVSLYMQGMHGDRKKDGSTTSVSVAPLSSPDLGLASLTDSDQYAGQLRQRVTYDGATPVSAEANEPWSQETARQTQPDAADAVARYVRTAKTTDYTYLTASDSWRSRTVQTGYDAYGLPYRVDDFGDDAKSDDETCTRTWYARNTTTGITGLASRTRTVARKCDVADTALDLPADSSRRGDVLSDVAVAFDGVAWSTTMSPQKGLATWTGRAKGYSTADSPLWQTVSSTDYDALGRPLTVTDAAGGTSSTAYTPVEAGPLTKTVATDPKGFRKISFIDPRRGQANRIYDANLKKTELSYDALGRLTDVWLPNRNKAAGYSPSQKFRYLLSNTKASWVSTAVLKADGETYNTTYAIHDALLRKLQDQAPTPQGGRLLTDTRYDSRGLAYETYSDIFDSTTAPNGTYTRAEYGEAPTQTETAYDGAERSTTSTLYVYGVKKWSTTTTYTGDSTATTAVQGGTAERTISDARGRTTESREYAGVNPADPAYGGGLGTPYTATKFTYSLDGKKESVTGPDGARWNSAYDLNGRMVSADDPDKGASTLAYDDLDRVIKATDARGRSILTEYDVLGRSLGTWSGEKTDAKLLTSYTYDTVLKGQPASSTRYVGGKTGLAYTKSVTAYDSLNRATGTQLRLPAADPLVKAGAPAVVDLASFYRIDGTLGSSTQPALGGLPKEVVDYDYTGLGQVTAIRGSTGYLLDADYSALGQALQYVLGTGNTEAFRKTYVTNTYEEGTGRLTRSHVTDQTHPYMLQDLNYTYDQAGNLTSIGDPTTLGGTSSAETQCFAYDGHRRLTEAWTPASQTCGDARSASALGGPDPYWTSYTYNTAGQRTGETRHRAAGNSTTTYCYKAGQSHALAGTSTSGNCTSPDRSYAYDATGNTTSRPGPAGTQGIEWSDEGKIARLTEDAKATEYLYDADGELLIRATTGGERVLYAGGTELHLKADGTTWAQRSYGAGDLQVAVRTNRTGSNKLHYLASDHHGTSTLTIGSDSTQPFVKRRMTAFGAPRGLEGGGEWPDDKAFLGKTHDATTGLTHVGARQYDAGIGQFLSIDPVLSTNQPQSMNGYAYANNNPTTFSDPSGLAVPECVQAPVVITCRGGIPVSQKKSKKPQAEPSSSSGNRACRCGKRPPLVDSKGRPTGLHTSGGTGGRRNITLPPGPAPSGWLPVAPPDPGPPAKKEPPKGWFDKITEIIGIGTVPNTFGYCGSASGGKWLMASGELCVIVTHGPDGWDLGGSTSVGLSGPGAGASLDGGLLVSNADGMDQLAGYGLDKELSLHYKVGGFVNHENAINLHPEPGLVRNSKGEPVWAVTAGAGVGIEAGAEVGLNHTWTCSFRLGCNP comes from the coding sequence ATGACGGTTCCCATCGGTCTCTCTCCGGTCGCGTCGGCGGCGACGGAGAGCGGCGGTCCGGGGCGCCCCGACGTGCCCGAACAACGGGTCAGCAAGGTCAAGGCGGTCGACGGACCCGGCGCGAAGAAGGCCCGGGAAAGGGTCGCCCGGGACAAGAAGGCCAACGCCAAGCAGGCCGGACGGGCCTTGAAGGAGCAGCGTGCCGCCGCCTGGCCCGGAGCCGGCAGCGCCGCGCTGGCACTCGAGCCGTCCGGCGTGACGAAGGCGGCCCCTGGCGGGCTGCCGATGTCGTTGGCCCCCGGCGCCGACGCCAAGGGTCGGCTGCCGGCCGGCGCCGAAGCCAAGCTCACCGTTCTCGACCGCAAGGCCGCAGACCGGCTCGGCATCACAGGCGTCCTGCTGACCGCGCAGGCGAACGCCACGGGCAGCGCCGCGGTGAGCGTCGACTACAGCGCCTTCGCCTCCGCCCTGGGCGGGGGCTGGGCCGGGCGGCTGCGCCTGGTGCAGCTGCCCGCCTGCGCCCTGACGACACCCGAGAAGGCCGAGTGTCGCAAGCAGACTCCGCTCGCTTCGCAGAACGACAGCCGGAAGCAGACCGTCACCGCCCAGCTCGCGCTCAAGGGCTCCGGGGCCTCCCGAGGTCTCACCACTCAGCTCGCCACCGGCGCCCCTCGCGCCGCCACCGCCTCCTCCGGTACGACGGTCATGGCGCTGACCGCCACGGGTGCGGGCGACGGAGAGTCGCCCGACGGCAGCGGCGACTACTCGGCCACCGGACTGTCGGCGTCCTCGTCCTGGGAGGCAGGCAGCAGCTCCGGCTCCTTCACCTGGTCGTACGACCTCACCATGCCCCCGGCGGCCGCCGGCCCGGCGCCCGAGCTCTCCCTGGCGTACGACTCCGGAAGCGTCGACGGCCGGACGGCCGCGACCAACAACCAGGGCAGCGCGATCGGCGAGGGCTTCGCCATCAACGAGTCGTACATCGAGCGCAGCTACGGCAGTTGTGACGAGGACGGCCACGACGAGCTCAACGACCGCTGCTGGAAGTTCGACAACGCCAGCCTGGTGCTGAACGGCAAGGCGACCCGGCTGGTCAAGGACGACACCACCGGGCAGTGGCGGCTCCAGGGGGACGACGCCTCGAAGGTGACCCGCTCGACGAGCTCCACCAATGAGAACGGCGACAACGACGGTGAGTACTGGACCGTCGTCGCCGGGGACGGGACGAAGTACGTCTTCGGTCTCAACAAGCTGGAGAGTGCCGGCACCGAGCGCACGAACTCGACCTGGACCGTGCCGGTCTTCGGTGACGACCCCGGCGAGCCCGGCTACTCCTCCGGCACGTCTTTCGCCGGCCGGTCCGTGACGCAGGCCTGGCGGTGGAACCTCGACTACGTCGAGGACGCCCGGGGCAACGCGGCGACCTACTGGTACACGAAGGAAACCAACCACTACAGGAAGAACAAGGCCACCACGGCCGATGCCGCCTACACCCGCGGCGGATACCTGAAGGAGATCAAGTACGGCCTGCGCAAGGGTGCGCTCTTCACCGACGCGGCCGACGCGAAGGTCACCTTCGGCTATGCCGAGCGCTGCACCGCCGCGGACTGCACGTCGCTGACGAAGGAGACCGCCGACAACTGGCCGGACGTCCCCTTCGACGCCATCTGCTCCAGCGGCGACAGCGAGTGCCTGGGCACGGGCCCCGCGTTCTTCTCGCGCAAGAGGCTCACCGAGATCAACACGTTCTCCTGGAACACCACCAGCGGCTCGTACGACGCGGTGGATTCCTGGGCCCTGACCCAGAAGTACCTTGATGGCGGTGACATCGGTGACACCTCCGACCACACCCTGACCCTCCAGTCGATCAAGCGGACCGCCAAGGCGGGCACGGCCATCGGGATGGACCCGATCTCGTTCACGTACCAGATGCGTCCGAACCGTGTGGACGGTACGGACGACATCCTGCCGCTGACCCGTCCCCGTGTCTCGACGGTCACCTCGGAGACGGGCGCGATCACCACGGTCACCCTTTCCGCGGCCGAGTGCGTACGCAGCCAGGTCGTCGGCGCCGCGGAGGACACCAACACCCGCAACTGCTTCCCGCAGTACTGGAACGTCAACGGGTCCACCACCTCGTCCGTGGACTGGTTCCACAAGTACCGTGTCCTCGCGGTGAGCACCTCGGACCCGGCCGGCCAGAACGACGGCCTGGAGCAGCAGTACGTCTACAGCGGCGCCGCCTGGCGCCGCAGTGATTCGCCGTTCACTCCCAAGGACGAGAGGACCTGGTCCGACTGGCGCGGCTACCGACAGGTCACGGTCTACAACGGCGCGCTGAACACGACCCGTTCCAAGACGGTCTCCCTCTACATGCAGGGCATGCACGGCGACAGGAAGAAGGACGGCAGCACCACGTCGGTGAGCGTCGCCCCGCTGAGCAGCCCGGACCTCGGCCTCGCGTCCCTCACGGACAGCGACCAGTACGCCGGGCAGCTGCGCCAGCGGGTGACGTACGACGGCGCCACCCCCGTCTCGGCGGAGGCCAACGAGCCCTGGTCGCAGGAGACCGCCCGACAGACCCAGCCGGACGCCGCCGACGCGGTGGCCCGCTACGTCCGTACGGCGAAGACCACCGACTACACCTATCTCACCGCGTCCGACAGTTGGCGCTCCCGGACGGTGCAAACGGGGTACGACGCCTACGGACTGCCGTACCGGGTCGATGACTTCGGCGACGACGCCAAGTCCGACGACGAGACGTGCACCCGCACCTGGTACGCCCGCAACACCACCACGGGCATCACGGGCCTCGCCTCACGCACCCGCACCGTCGCCCGGAAGTGCGATGTCGCGGACACCGCCCTCGACCTGCCCGCGGACTCGTCCCGCCGTGGTGACGTCCTTTCCGACGTTGCCGTGGCCTTCGACGGTGTGGCCTGGTCGACGACGATGTCGCCGCAGAAGGGTCTGGCGACCTGGACGGGCCGCGCCAAGGGATACAGCACCGCCGACTCCCCCCTCTGGCAGACCGTCTCCTCCACCGACTACGACGCGCTCGGTCGGCCGCTGACCGTCACCGACGCCGCCGGGGGGACCAGTTCCACCGCCTACACCCCGGTGGAGGCGGGCCCACTGACCAAGACCGTCGCCACCGACCCCAAGGGGTTCAGGAAGATCAGCTTCATCGATCCGCGGCGCGGCCAGGCCAACCGGATATACGACGCCAACCTGAAGAAGACCGAGCTGTCCTATGACGCCCTGGGCCGACTCACCGACGTCTGGCTGCCCAACCGGAACAAAGCCGCGGGTTACAGCCCCAGCCAGAAGTTCCGGTACCTCCTCAGCAACACCAAAGCGTCCTGGGTGTCGACGGCCGTGCTCAAGGCCGACGGCGAGACTTACAACACCACCTACGCGATCCACGACGCGCTGCTGCGCAAGCTGCAGGACCAGGCGCCGACGCCGCAGGGCGGCCGGCTGCTGACCGACACCCGCTACGACTCCCGGGGCCTCGCTTACGAGACCTACTCCGACATCTTCGACAGCACCACGGCACCGAATGGCACCTACACACGCGCCGAGTACGGCGAGGCGCCCACCCAGACGGAGACCGCCTACGACGGTGCCGAGCGGTCCACCACCAGCACGCTGTACGTGTACGGCGTGAAGAAGTGGTCGACCACCACCACGTACACCGGTGACTCCACCGCCACCACGGCCGTGCAGGGTGGAACGGCGGAACGCACGATTTCGGACGCCCGCGGCCGTACGACGGAGAGCCGCGAGTACGCGGGAGTGAACCCGGCAGACCCCGCGTACGGCGGCGGTCTGGGAACCCCGTACACCGCGACGAAGTTCACGTACAGCCTCGACGGCAAGAAGGAATCGGTCACCGGCCCCGACGGCGCTCGGTGGAACAGCGCCTACGACCTGAACGGCCGAATGGTGTCGGCCGACGATCCGGACAAGGGAGCGTCCACACTCGCCTACGACGACCTCGACCGGGTGATCAAGGCAACGGACGCGCGGGGCCGCAGCATCCTCACCGAGTACGACGTGCTCGGCCGGAGCCTCGGGACCTGGTCCGGTGAGAAGACGGACGCCAAACTGCTGACGTCCTACACCTACGACACCGTGCTCAAGGGGCAGCCCGCCTCCAGCACCCGCTACGTCGGGGGCAAGACGGGCCTGGCGTACACGAAGTCGGTCACCGCCTACGACAGCCTCAACCGGGCGACCGGTACTCAGCTCCGCCTGCCCGCCGCCGATCCGCTGGTCAAGGCGGGGGCACCTGCCGTCGTGGACCTGGCCAGCTTCTACCGCATCGACGGCACGCTGGGGAGCAGCACGCAGCCCGCGCTGGGAGGTCTCCCCAAGGAGGTGGTCGATTACGACTACACCGGCCTTGGCCAGGTCACCGCTATCAGGGGCTCCACCGGTTACCTGCTCGACGCCGACTACTCGGCACTCGGCCAGGCCCTGCAGTACGTACTGGGGACGGGAAACACCGAGGCCTTCAGGAAGACGTACGTCACCAACACATACGAGGAGGGCACGGGTCGGCTGACCCGCAGTCACGTCACGGACCAGACCCACCCGTACATGCTGCAGGACCTCAACTACACCTACGACCAGGCGGGCAATCTGACCTCCATCGGTGACCCCACGACCCTGGGCGGCACGAGCAGTGCCGAGACCCAGTGCTTCGCCTACGACGGTCACCGCCGTCTCACCGAAGCCTGGACTCCGGCCTCGCAGACGTGCGGGGACGCACGCAGCGCGAGCGCCCTGGGCGGGCCCGACCCGTACTGGACCAGCTATACGTACAACACGGCGGGACAGCGCACCGGCGAGACCCGGCACAGGGCTGCCGGCAACTCCACGACCACGTACTGCTACAAGGCCGGCCAGTCGCACGCCCTGGCCGGGACGAGTACCAGCGGCAACTGCACATCCCCCGACCGCTCCTACGCGTACGACGCGACCGGCAACACCACGAGCCGGCCGGGCCCCGCGGGCACCCAGGGCATCGAATGGTCCGACGAAGGGAAGATCGCGCGGCTGACCGAGGACGCGAAGGCGACCGAGTACCTCTATGACGCGGACGGCGAGCTGCTGATCCGTGCCACCACGGGCGGCGAGCGCGTCCTGTACGCCGGCGGTACCGAGCTGCACCTCAAGGCGGACGGGACCACCTGGGCCCAGCGCTCCTACGGCGCCGGTGACCTACAGGTCGCCGTCCGCACCAACCGGACGGGCAGCAACAAGCTCCACTACCTGGCAAGTGACCATCACGGCACGTCGACTCTCACCATCGGTTCGGACAGCACGCAGCCGTTCGTCAAGCGCCGCATGACCGCCTTCGGCGCCCCGCGGGGCCTCGAAGGCGGCGGCGAGTGGCCGGACGACAAGGCGTTTCTGGGCAAGACCCACGACGCAACGACCGGTCTCACTCACGTCGGAGCGCGACAGTACGACGCCGGCATCGGACAGTTCCTCAGCATCGACCCGGTCCTGAGCACGAATCAGCCGCAGTCGATGAACGGCTACGCATACGCCAACAACAACCCGACGACGTTCTCGGACCCCAGCGGACTCGCGGTGCCGGAGTGCGTCCAAGCTCCGGTCGTGATCACGTGCCGGGGCGGCATCCCGGTCAGTCAGAAGAAGTCGAAGAAGCCCCAGGCCGAGCCGAGCAGCAGCTCCGGCAATCGCGCGTGCAGGTGCGGCAAGCGGCCTCCGCTCGTGGACAGCAAGGGCAGGCCCACCGGACTGCACACCAGCGGTGGCACCGGCGGCCGCCGCAACATCACCCTGCCGCCCGGACCCGCCCCGTCCGGGTGGCTCCCGGTCGCCCCGCCGGACCCGGGCCCGCCGGCGAAGAAGGAGCCGCCGAAGGGGTGGTTCGACAAGATCACCGAGATCATCGGCATCGGAACCGTCCCGAACACCTTCGGCTACTGCGGCAGCGCGTCGGGCGGAAAATGGCTCATGGCCTCGGGCGAATTGTGTGTCATCGTCACTCACGGCCCTGACGGGTGGGACCTGGGCGGCAGCACCTCCGTGGGGCTGTCCGGCCCCGGGGCCGGCGCCTCCCTGGACGGCGGGCTCCTGGTCAGCAACGCCGACGGCATGGACCAGCTCGCGGGCTACGGCCTGGACAAGGAGCTGTCCCTGCACTACAAGGTCGGTGGCTTCGTCAACCACGAGAATGCCATCAACCTCCACCCCGAGCCGGGGCTGGTGCGAAACAGTAAGGGCGAGCCCGTCTGGGCTGTCACAGCGGGGGCCGGCGTCGGCATCGAGGCGGGGGCGGAGGTGGGCCTCAACCACACCTGGACCTGCAGTTTCAGACTAGGCTGCAATCCCTGA